The stretch of DNA GCTGCTGCGTCATGAAGAGGTGAGCGGGGTTGAAAAGCGAATAGATATCGCTGCCCGCCAGACGCCGGTCGCGGTCCGCGTATTCGGCGCGCAGGCGGTCGAGGTCAGAGTGGGAAGCGTCTGTCACGCCCCTGTCCATCGCTTGCGAAAATGCACGAGTCCGTGCAGGAAACCTAGACCGTAGCTGAAATGCAGGATCAAGAAGACGACTGGCAAACGCCAGAAGTGTTCACCCCCCTTCTGGCGCGCGATACGCCAGCTGGCGATCAGGTTGGCTGTCACATATGCGGCTAGCCCCAGGTTCCACAACGCTCCAACTCTCTTGTTCAATGGTGAGAGCACGGCTCCCCCCAGGACCACAGCCACAAAGGCAGGTGGCACAAACTGCCGTAAGCGCATCTGACGCGGGTGCTTCTGCAACACGCGCACCTTATAGAAACCATATTGGTAGTACTGCCGCCACAGCGAGCGGGGAGAGGTCCGATTGAAGTACTGCGATCTGATGCGCGGACTGAGCAAGATACGTCCGCCATGAGCACGGAGACGATAATTGAACTCGTCGTCTTGGTTGCGCACAAGTTCTGGATCGAAGCCTCCAAGCTCCTCAAATACACAGCGCGGCCAGGCTCCCATGTAGACCGTATCAACCCACTCTTCGCGATTGGAATAGTGGAATCGTGCTCCCCCTACTCCAAATGGAGAACTGGTTGCCAGTGCCACTGCCTGTCCGAAAGCGGTAGTGCCAATCGCGGTCATCTGACCACCAACGTTGTCCGCCCCCGATCGTTCGATGGCGGCCACACATTCACGCACATAGTCGGGAGCCACAATCGTGTGCCCATCCACCCGGACGATGACGTCTCCACGCGCCTTTGCCAGGGCTGCGTTGAAGCCAGTTGGAACGATCTGGCAGGGGTTGTCAACAACATATACAGGAATTTCCGGGTGTTGAGCGGCAAGCTGCTCGACGATGGCACGGGTACCATCGGTTGACATGCCGTCCGCAACCAACACTTCCATGCGATCGTGTGGATAATCCTGAGCGAGCACCGCGCCCAGGCTGCGCTCGATGAACGCCGCCTCGTTGCGGATGGGCATGATGATGGAAACGAAGGGAGTCGGTTTTTCGGACATTGAGTTAAACGGATAGAATGTTCGGTTATTTCTTTCCGATATTCGACAAGATGTTCTCAATGGCTCGTATCACATCATCCACGTCCGATAGCTGCATCGCTGTGGAAAGCGGCAAAGAAACCGTATGGTCCGATATGTATTCGGCATTGGGAAAGTCACCCCGTTGATATTCCAGGTGTTCGCGGTAGTAAGTCAACAAATGCAGGGCAATAAAGTGCACGCCGGTTCCAATATTCTGGGCTTTCATCTGCTCCATGAAGTCCCAGCGGGAAATACCCAATTTCTCCGTTTTTAGCAGGATGGTAAACAAATGCCGGGCGTGCCGCGTTTTGTTTTTGATCTCAGGATAGGGGGAATCGTTCAACAAATCGATTTCTTCAAAGCCGGACAACTTTTGTTTATAAATCTGCCAGAGTTGTTCCCGATAGGCAAGATTTTTTCGATACATGCCAACTGGTGCAATCCTATGGCAGCCTGAATATCCGTGATATTGAATTTGTAGCCCGGACAAAGCAAGTCGTAAGGTTGAAACCCTTCTGTGGAATAGCGTTTCCAGGCGTCTTTACTTAACCCATGCAATTTCCTCACCACGGCTTTTTCCAGCCATTCTTCATTGTTTGTTGTGAGCATGCCACCCTCCGCAGTGGTCAGGTTTTTGGTGGCATAGAAGCTGAAAACGGTGACGTCCCCGATATTGCCGATCTTTTGCCCATCATACCAGGCCTCGATGGCATGCGCAGCATCTTCAATCACGTAAAGGTGGTGCTTTCTGGCAATATCCATGATTTCGTTCATGCGACAAGGGAGGCCGTAGAGATGTACGGGTAAAATCGCACGGGTTCTTTCAGAAATAACGCTTTCGATCCGTTCTGGATCGATGCTACCGGTTTCCGCTTCCACATCCACGAACACCGGTCGAATTCCTCGCCGAACCAGAACGTTCACGGTGGCTGCAAAGGTCAAGGGTGTGGTGATGACCTCATCCCCAGGGCCGATTTCAAGAGCATCTAATGCCAGTTCAAGTCCGGCGGTACACGATGAAAGGGAGGTGGCGAATTTACATCCGATGTATTCCTGAAACTGTTGTTCAAATTGAAAACATTTTGGACCCGTACCGATCCAACCGGATTTCAACGTGTCTACGACCTCGAGTTTCAGGCTCCTGGATATCCGGCTTTCCAAACACCAGAAATGATTCGCGAACAGGTTTAGTATCTTTCATTGTTCACCTTTGCTATAATGATCAAGACCTACCGAAATACAATTCCCCAGACATACAGATGTCCTACCGGAAATTTGTAATCAATTCTGATGGAATGGAAT from Calditrichota bacterium encodes:
- a CDS encoding glycosyltransferase family 2 protein, with the protein product MSEKPTPFVSIIMPIRNEAAFIERSLGAVLAQDYPHDRMEVLVADGMSTDGTRAIVEQLAAQHPEIPVYVVDNPCQIVPTGFNAALAKARGDVIVRVDGHTIVAPDYVRECVAAIERSGADNVGGQMTAIGTTAFGQAVALATSSPFGVGGARFHYSNREEWVDTVYMGAWPRCVFEELGGFDPELVRNQDDEFNYRLRAHGGRILLSPRIRSQYFNRTSPRSLWRQYYQYGFYKVRVLQKHPRQMRLRQFVPPAFVAVVLGGAVLSPLNKRVGALWNLGLAAYVTANLIASWRIARQKGGEHFWRLPVVFLILHFSYGLGFLHGLVHFRKRWTGA